From one Ctenopharyngodon idella isolate HZGC_01 chromosome 15, HZGC01, whole genome shotgun sequence genomic stretch:
- the LOC127495917 gene encoding uncharacterized protein LOC127495917, whose translation MINSSLHTGTFPTAFKQARITPLLKKPTLNPALLENYRPVSLLPFIAKTLERVVFNQLSTYLTQNNLLDNNQSGFKSGHSTETALLSVTEALRLARATSKSSVLILLDLSAAFDTVNHQILLSTLRLKGISGTALQWFESYFSDDPTVAGHIAACLTVISAWMKDHHLQLNLAKTELLVVGANPTLHHNLSIQLGSSTITPSRMARNLGVVMDDCLSFTDHITTMARSCRFALYNVRKIRPFLSELSTQILVQALVLSRLDYCNALLAGLPACTFKPLQLIQNAAARLVFNEPKRAHVTPLFISLHWLPIAARIQFKALMFAYRTSTGSAPLYLNPLLQTYAPSRSLRSASERRLVVPSQRGTKSLSRTSSWSVPGWWNDLPRSIRAAESLAIFKKLLKTYLFH comes from the exons atGATCAATTCTTCTCTTCACACTGGTACATTTCCCACAGCTTTTAAGCAGGCTAGGATTACACCACTGCTTAAAAAACCCACTCTGAATCCAGCACTTTTAGAAAACTATAGACCGGTATCCCTTCTTCCATTCATTGCGAAGACACTTGAGAGAGTTGTGTTCAACCAACTGTCTACTTATCTCACACAGAACAACCTCCTTGACAACAACCAGTCTGGCTTCAAGAGTGGCCACTCAACTGAGACTGCCCTGCTCTCAGTTACTGAAGCCCTGAGACTGGCACgagcaacttcaaaatcatcggtactcatcttgctggatctgtctgctgcttttgacacagttaaccaccagatcctcctgtcaaccctcaggttgaagggcatctcaggaaccGCACTCCAGTGGTTCGAGTCTTACTtctcag ATGATCCGACAGTTGCTGGTCACATCGCAGCCTGCCTGACAGTCATTTCtgcctggatgaaggaccaccaccttcaactcaaccttgcaaaaacggaactgcttgtggtcggtgccaacccaacacttcatcataacctttccattcaacttgggtcgtcaaccataactccttccaggaTGGCCAGGAACCTCGGAGTGGTGATGGATGATTGTTTAAGCTTCACAGATCACATCACTACAATGGcccggtcctgcagatttgctcTGTACAACGTTAGGAAGATTAGACCCTTCCTATCGGAGCtttccacacaaattcttgtccaagctcttgttctatccagactggactattgtaatgctctcttggcaggccttccagcatgcactttcaagcctctacaactgatacagaatgctgcagcaagactGGTCTTTAACGAACCGAAGAGAGCgcatgtcacacctctcttcatcagtttgcattggctgccaattgctgctcgcatccaattcaaggctctaatgtttgcctacagaacatccactggctctgcaccactatACCTTAAcccactacttcagacttatgcgccctccagaagcttgcgttctgcaagtgaacggcgtcttgtggtgccatcccaaaggggcacaaaatcactctcacggacctcctcctggtctgttcctggttggtggaatgacctaccacgctctatccgagcagctgagtctttagccattttcaaaaaactgctaaagacatatctttttcattaa